TTTTAATTTTTTATCATCTTTTTTTACAATATCACTTTATTACCAGATTAATGTAAATTACTTATTTACCTATGATATTTATTCTTTCATAATAATCATATCTTTATCTTTATTATATAAGTAAGCTGGATCACGTTTACTATTACTCCAGATGTTTTTAGTAGTCCATTTAAGACTTGTTGTTCCATTCTCGTAAGCATTTTTTCCAGATGTTATTTTAACTTGTGCTCTTGGCTTTAGGATATAACCCTCTGGAAAACTATATTTTTGATTACCAGCGTAAGATAATAAATACCAATCACTTAGGTCTAGAGATTTATTACTATTATTTTTAATGGTTACAGTTTCATTTACTTTATCAACTTTAGTTATTTCTAAGCGATAATCATCATTAAGACTTTCTCTTTTTATAATCTTACCATCCGTTTTTAAAACTATAGTTCCATAATAGGCTGTTTCAAACATCTTAACACCTTGATTTTCAAACATATCGCAGACTTCATCATGAGGCAAACCATAGATATTGTCAAAACCAGCACTTATTACAGTGTATTTTGGGTTTACTGACTGTACAAATTTTTTAGTGTTGGCTGTAATAGAACCATGATGTCCAGCAACAAAAATATCTGCATTTATATTTACAGCACTATCTATTAACGCTTTTTCTCCCTCTTTTTCAAGATCTCCAGTTAATAATAGCTCTACTTCTCCACAAGTAATTTTACTAACTACAGATTGATTATTAACCTCTTGCCAGTCATCACCATTCTCAAAAATTTCTATATACATATCCTCACTTACCTCAATTTTTAGGTCTTTATCTTCGCTGTATTTTGCCCCTAATAATAATTCTTGAGCTAATGCTGCTTCGTATGCTTTATAGTATTTATTGGGGTGGTAATAACCACTATCTATTATTCTTTTAACGTTAAAGCTTTTAAATACCGAGGCTAATGCTGCAATATGATCATCATGGGGATGAGTAACTATTAATAAATCAATGTCCTTAATTTTCATATCATTTAAATATTGAATAATGTAACTCTCAGCCGTATCGGGGCCAGCATCAACTAAAACTATATATTCTCCTAATTTAATTAAGGTACAATCTCCTTGTCCAACATTTAAAAAATGAAATTCAGCTTTTATATCTTGTAAGCTATCTTGAGGCTCTTTATTATTTATTGTCTCTAGGGTACAGGAAGTTAAGGAAATACAAATAAATAAGATGAGTAACAGTTTTTTTAGTTTTATCATTATTCCTCTATCCTTGTTGCCATTTTTTAACTGTACTAATTAAAACATCTTTTTGATTACTTTTAGGATCTGCTAATACTTTGTTTAACAACCTTTGCAAAGTAGTGCCAATATGTTTACCGCTTAAGCCTAGTTGCATCATATCATTGCCATTTACGGCTAGGTCAACTATTTTAAGCGGTTCTTTATTAGCTAATATTGATTCACACATAAATTTTAGCCTATATATTTTTGTAAAGTCGTAGGGTGGTTTTTTGCCTATTTTGTCTGCCACCATAAGCTTAAATAAATCATCAAGATATTCTACCCCAATTTCAGTCATAAACTTTTTTATTTTAGTTGGTTTATAACTACCATAAGTTCGCATATGCCCTTTAATAATTTTACATACATGGTCTATTCTTTTATTCGGCTGGCACCAGCGCTTTAGAATAACTTCTGCTAGCTCCGACGATAGTTTTTCATGACCATAAAAGTGTCCAATGCCTTTTTTATCTATGGTAAATGTTTTTATTTTAGCAATATCATGTAACAGTGCCGCCAAACGTAACTCTACAGTATTATCTATGCAATCTAAAACACTTAAGGTGTGTTCTAAAATTGTTTTATCATGGTGTGGATTTTGCTGATTAAAGCCCTTCGCCTTAACAAGTTCAGGTAAAACTATTTTAATTAAATTTGTTTCGAATAATAATCTAATTCCTTTAGAGGGAATATTCGCAGTTAAAGTTTTAACCATCTCTGTGGCAATGCGCTCTCTGCTAATATTTTCTAAATTGTCACTGTGCTCTTTAATTGCCTCTAAGGTGTTATTTTCAATGCTACCTTCAATAACTGTTGCAAACCTAACTGCCCTTAACAACCGTAAAGCATCTTCACTAAATCTTTCAGTTGCATTGCCAACACACCTAATTAAACCTAGTTGTAAATCTTGTTGACCGTTAAAAGGATCTACTAGACCTTCAGCTTCATTGTATGCCATTGCATTTATCGTAAAATCACGACGAGCTAAATCCTGCTCTATATCTGCAGTAAAACTTATGTCATTGGGCCTGCGATTATCACTATACTCACCATCAATGCGTAACGTTGTTACCTCAACAGGCTCATTTTTTATCATTACAGTAACTGTACCATGTTTAATACCTGTAGGAATAGTTTTTGAAAAAATACTCTGTACCATGTTTAATACCTGTAGGAATAGTTTTTGAAAAATACTCTGTACCTTACCTCTCAAGCTGTCTCGTACAGCCCCACCAACTACCCAGGAATCATAGTTATGTTTTTTAAGTTCTTTCATTATCAATTTTATGTAAGCTGGAATTTGCATATTGCCACCCCTTTAGGCATCATTACACTATAGTATATTAAAAAATTGGTGCTTATGGAGGGAGAACCCCTCCCTCCATAATTGTACACTATAGTTTACCACAGAAAAACGGAATATACTCACTTTAATATTTGGGGTGGGTAATTGTTTTATTTTATTTTTAAGTAATAATTCTACGTAAAAAATAAAAGGGTCAGTCGGAAAATGTTTTCAATTTCCAACTGACCCATTCTTGAGAGTTTAGGTTAACGTAATGACCTACTCGGTACGCATAAAATGCGTACCCTACCTATTTTATCGAGCTAGAGTGTAACACAAAGTGGGCTTAAAAAACCGCAACCCACAGGGTGCCCACACCAGATTGCCAAAGCAATCTCCACCCCGCGTTACACATAGTGTAAGCCCACACCGTAATTGCAATCTTGCAATTACCCAAACCGTGAGTTTTAGTATACTAAAACGAATCTAATTAAATACTTCAGTAGCCCTCTCTAATATTCCATTAATCATAGCTAAAGTCATACCGTAATTAGTAATTGGCACACCTGCTTCTTGACACATTAACATGCGGCTTTGCATGGTCTTTTTGTTTGACATACAGGCTCCACAGTGGATAACAAGGTTGTAAGAACCTAAATCACTTGGTAAATCTACACCCATAGCAAATTCAAAGTTTAAGGTTTTGCCAGTTCGTTTTCTTAATAGTTTTGGTATTTTTACTCTACCTATATCCTCATGGGTTTGGTTATGACTACAGGTTTCTACTATTAATATTCTACTATTTTCTTTTAGCTGATCTATTGCCTTAGTTCCATGTAAGAGGATATTAAAATCACCTTTATGTCTGGCAAATAGTATCGAAAATGATGTTAGTAAAATATCATTTGGTACAATTTTATCTACTTCTTTAAATGCCTGTGAATCTGTAACTACTAAATCTACTTTTTTTAAATCTGTTAGGGCACCCTCTAACTCGGTATCTCTTACCACATAAGACTTGATACCGTGATCTAAACAATCTCTTATTAATTGCACCTGAGGTAAAATTATTCTACCCTTTGGTGCTTCAGAGTCTATGGGCACCACCATAACTACAGTACTATCATATGGCAGCAAATCACCCACTATAACATCTTCTTCAATCTCGGTGCTTAAACAATTTACAACTGACTCACGAAGATTATCAATATTTACTAGTTGAGAGGCGGAAACAAAAATACTATTTTCATATTTCTCTTTAATCTCTAGTATTTGCTGGTCATTAGCTGTATCTGCTTTATTTATAACTAAGAGATGTTTTATGTTAAAGCGTTTAAAGTTTCTTTGCGCTTCTTGATAAACCTCATAGTCAATGTCATTTATATCCATTATATATAAAGCAAAATCGGTTTTTTGATAAACTCTTGTTGTTTTTTTCACTCTAAGCTGACCTAAATCACCCTCATCGTCTAACCCTGCTGTATCTATAAATAATACTGGACCTAGCGGTATCAGCTCCATAGCTTTATATACAGGGTCAGTTGTAGTACCTTTTATATTTGATACCAACGAAACTTTTTGGCCTGTTAAGGCATTTATGATAGATGATTTACCTGCGTTTCTTTTACCAAATACAGCAATGTGAATTCTATTTGAATTAGGTGTTTTTCTCATTTTAACTCCTAGATATATAGATCTCTTTCACCTTGTTTTAGTCTGGCTAAATTTCCTCTTACAAGCTTTCTTACTTTTTCACGTTCTATGGTTTCAACCTGTTTATCAATAAAAATTTCACCTTTTTTTAGTAACTCTTCATCACCGTAATCTAACATGAACTCCATTAAAGTCATCAAGGCATTTGGATGACAAACATTTTGAATTTGACCAGATTTAGCTAAACGCATAAATCGATCACCTGTACGTCCATTACGATAACAAGCAGTACAATAACTTGGTACAAAACCTTCACTAACCAATTCTTTAAGTATCTCGAGGGGGCTTCTATCATCGGCTAGTTCAAATTGTTTTTTTGATTTTTTCATTTCACTCTCTTTATAGCCACCTACACCTGTGCAAGAGCCAGCGCTAATTTGAGAAATTCCATAGTTTAGTAGCTCACGTCTTAAGGATGCACTTTCTCTAGTAGACAAAATCATTCCTGTAAAAGGAATTGCTAAGCGAATAATAGCAACCAATTTTTTAAAATGATCATCATCTACTAAATGAGGAAACATTTCTAAATCCATACCCTCTGCTTTTTGAAGTCTAGGCACTGAAACAGTGTGGAACCCTACTCCAAATTTTTCTTCTAAATGATCGTTGTGTAGCATTAAAGCTAATACCTCAAATTTATAGTCTGCCAGACCAAATAAAACTCCACCTCCAACATCATCAATACCGGCTTCCATAGCGCGGTCAAAGGCTGTTAAATGATACTCATAATCGCCTTTTATACTCTTTTTATGAGCATTTAAATATGTTGGTTTATGATAGGTCTCTTGGAATAAGATATAAGTACCAATTTCTTTGGCTTTTAGCCTTTTATAGTCTTCTACTGTTGTAGCGGCTATATTAACATTTATTCTGCGAATTCTACCATTAATATTTTCAGTATTATATATTGTACTTATACTATCTAAAACGTAATCTATATCACAGTTTACTGGATCTTCTCCTGCTTCAAGTGCTATTCTTTTATGACCCATTTTTTCAAGAATTTTAACCTCTGTCTCAATTTGCTCTGTTGTTAATCTTGATCTGTTAAAATTGTTATCTCTACGATATCCACAATATGTGCAATTATTAACACAATAATTACTAATATACAATGGAGCAAACACAACTACTCTATTACCGTAAATTTGCCTTTTCACTTTTCCAGCAGTTTTATAAATTTTAGCTAACATATTTTTATCTTCAATTTGTAATAGATTAGCTATTTCTTGATGGGTTAAGGGCTCTTTATTTTCTGCTTTACGCAGTATTTGGGTAAGCTCTTGATCTGTAAGAGTTTTGGCATTTTCTAAAAGGTTATATATATATTGATGATTTATAAACATTGTCTTCTCTCCTAGTTTTAATTATTTAATTAACTTTTTTTAAATATAGGATCTCCTCGACCCATGTCTGGGACTAAGCCAACTTCTTTAATGACTTTTATTGATTTTAATAGTTCATTTTTGCTACTATCAGTGCTTCCTGCTTTATTTTTATATAATTCATACTTCTCTTTTACAGTTTGAGGACTTAAATTAGGCATAACTACATTTGCACCAGCTTTAAGAGCCATACTTCTTCCATCGCTATTAAGGGTAGATACTGCTGTTGCAGCTGGAATAAGTGAATAAGGTAACAATAATCTAACAAGCGCTAACATAATATAAGTGATTGGTAATGAGCCAGATTCACACTCTTTTAAAGGTGTATCGGGATGAGGTATAAAGGGCCCAATTCCTACCATCTCAGGATTAAGTTCTTTTAAGAAAAGTAAGTCATTTACTAAATCAGCTATTGTTTGATTTGGTAAACCTACCAAAAAACCTGCACCTATATCAAAGCCAGCCTTTCTGAGATTTTTTAAACATGCAACTCTGCTTTCAAAACTCAAATTTGGGTGCATATTATCATAAATTTGAGTATTAGAGGTTTCATGCCTTAGTAAAAACCTATTTCCACCTGCATCACTAAGCCTTTTATATGTTTCATAATCTCTTTCACCTATTGACAGAGCCAATGCACTATTTGGGGCACGCTGCTTAATCTCTTTGATAATGTCTACTAAAGATTCTGCTGTAAAACTAAAATCTTCTCCACTTTGTAATACAAAAGAATGAAAACCTAATGTTTGTGCTTTATCTATACAAAGTAAAATCTCGTTTTTACTTAAATGATAACGATCTACCTTTTTGTTATCTTTTCTGATACCACAGTATTTACAGTTTTGTTTACAATAATTCGAGAACTCTATTAGTGCTCTTATAAAAACACTATCGCCATAAGATTCTCTTGCAGTTTGCCATGCCTTTTCAAATAATAAGCTTGGATCTTTTAAACTGTAATTTATTACTTGCAGCAACTCATTTTTAGATAAGCTATTTTCTTTATAAAGCTTAGTTATTAGTTCTTTCATACTACTATCTCTTTCTTAGATATTGATGTTTTAACAGTAACGTCTTTAATGTTGCCTAAACGTCCAGTAAGATTGTTTATTTCATCTAAAGTTGCCAGAATAGTAATTGAAATTACCGATACTCCAGCCTCAGGCATTGGCAAACCCATGCGACCTTTTACTATTCCTTTAAAATTAGACACCACTGTATTAAATTGATCTTGTGAGATTTTAGGATTCTCCAGTACCGCACCAATAATAGCTATTCGTTTGCTCATTTTTATCCTCCAAGAAGTTAGTTAACAACCTTTATTGCTGTTATGTAATTTTAATCTGCCTTAATTACTTAAAATACAAGTAATCTTTAATATTCTTTGATGTTTATTTTGCATTAATCTAAAAAAGCTCCCCTTGTTAAGTGGAAGCTTTGCCTCAAGTGAATAACAACAATTAATAGGATTACCTCTATTCCTACTAAAAAAACTTCCGTTAAAACGAAAGTTAGTATTCAAAAGTAAACTGATACGCTATTTAAAATAGCATTCAATTAATTATGGCTAACTTCCTTTCAGATAAGACCAGTTATGGGTCTTGGCTGTTAGGTTATTAAAATGGTTACCAAACAACTCAGTTTTCACTTTACTGCTTGGCATACTTTGATTATATTTGTTAGTTTTAGATATGTCAATGTACTATAAAGGCGATTGTTATAGTACTGTTTAATCAAAACCTTATTATGGAACATTATTAATATTTTAGACATCTAATAATTAAAATACTTATTCTTTGACAAAAAAGCAATCTTAGTTTAAAGTTTAATTGTAGTGTATTACAATATATTACAATTAAAATAAATTATGGAGGTAATTGTTTAATGAGATTAAAAAGAATCTTGCTAATGTCACTGCTAATCTGTTTAGCTATTTTTTCGATTAATGCAAAAGTAAGTTTAGCTGGTACAGAATATGAGTTATATAGCATTAATAATGATAGCCACTTAGGCATAAAAGGAGAATTTAAAATACCAGTTGTTGATCCAGACTACGATGAAAATGATCACCCTTATAATAAAATTAATTTTGAACAGTGGTTCCAAGTTAATAGTACTAGTGATTGGTTTGAGATTGGATATAAAAAAGGCAATCTAGCAGATGGTACATCAAATAGTATTTATCATGATGGTTTCTTTAAATCAAAAAAAGTAAATGGTGTATATACTTGTGATAAGTTAATAAGAAGCTTCAACACAGGAACAACCTATACTTTTACAATCGTAGATTACTATGGTAAAAAAATATATGATATCTATATTGGCACAAAGTATTTTGGAAGTTTTGCAGATAATGTTAGTCCAGCCAGTGGTGGAACACATGACATGGGATTTGAAGTAACAAGTGATGCTCAGAGCAATCAATCAATAGGGGATACAAAAATTAGCAACCCTAAGTATTATGTTATAGATACAAATGATTATGATAATGATAATAATACAACAGAACGCATATGGATACCTTGGAGTAATTTATCTCCAAATAGAACCCATGATGCTCCATGTAATATATCTGCAAGTTATGATAGCAGTACCAATAGAATTACCTTTAATTAAAAACTTATTGGAGGAATAAATATGAATAGAAAAAAGCTAATAGCTATTACTATTTTGGTTATATGTTGTGTTATCTATTTTAGTACCTTACCAAGTACAGCTAAAGAGCTGTCAAGATTCAATAAACTTAAAATGCAAAACGATGAATATATGTTTAGACTACCTAAACAAGAAGCAAAAATACTGAGTAGTAAAGTTGAAGAGATAAGAAATGCAAATGAAAACTCCGATAATCTAAAACCTGTTGAATCAATGCAGGGTTATATTGAAGAGAGTAAACTTAAGAACGGTGCAACCTACAAAAGCAAAGAATTAATGACATATGAAACATTTATTAATGAATATGAGTATTTTGATTACAACGCCCAAATCTCTAAGGATAGGATGATATGGGTTATTGTAACTAGCTATCCTAACGGTGTAAAAATATCTAAGGGCTTCATTAAGAACGCAGAAGCAATAACTTACTATGATGCTGAAACATGCGAGGCATATGGTTTTAGTATTTATTCGCTAAAATCAAACGGCGAAATAGATCCTAATTTTAATTTTGCTAAAACTGAATAGCTAAATTCTCTTTTACAGTATTAAATAGGGTTTGCTTAGCAAACCCTATCTTTTATTTAATATATACTTTTCAATAGCAATTGCTACTCCATTGTTATTATTATCTGCTGTTACCCAGTCGGCAATTCTTTTTACTTCAAGGGGAGCATTACCCATAGCTACTCCTATACCTGACCACTTTAACATATCTATATCATTAGTTCCGTCACCAATTGCCATAATATCATGATGTTTTATATCCAATTCTTTGCATAAAAACTCTAAGGCTTTGCTTTTTGTTGCTTGTCTATGACCTAATTCTAATAAATGGGGAAATGATCTTGTTATATCCCAATTATTTTGAAATTTTTGCTCAATATTTTTTTGCAGTATATTTAGCTTATCATAGTTATTATCTATAAAAACTAGCTTAGTAGGTGCAATTTTTAAATCATCTACAAAATCTTTGTTAATAATAACCTCTATACCATTAACTTTTTTGTACCTCTCTACAAGCTCATTATGTTTTCTTACAAAGAGCCTATCGCCATCATATACATTAATATGCACATCAGCCTTTTTAGCTATTTCAATTGCTCTTTTAGCAACAACATTGGTTAAACGCAAATGTAGTAAATCTTCTTCAGAAATTAGTTTACGAATTATACTACCCTGATAAGTTATTATAGGCACATCAATGTTTAAATCTCTTGCAAAATTATGAGCGGCAGAGAACATTCGGCCAGTAGCAATAGTAACTGCTACTCCCTTATCTCTCGCCGCTCTAATAGCTTCTGCATCTCTAATATCAATTTCTCTTTTGTCGTTTAAGAGAGTATGATCTAGGTCTAAAGCTAATAGCTTAACTGTCATTTATTTATCCCTCTAACTCTAGTCTTCCTTAAATAATAAACCGTTTATTATAAGACTTATTATGCTAATTAAAATAGAAATCCATATTGAATTAATAAAGCCGTTTAATTGCATTCCAGGCACAAAAAAATCTGTAACCTGTAACATTAGTCCATTCACAACAAATGTGAATAATCCTAAAGATATTATATTAAGAGGTAGTGATACTAAAATTAATAATGGTCTGATTATTGAATTAACGAATCCTAAAACTATACCTGCAATAACAGCAGCACTTACACTACTAATATAAAAGCCAGATGATAAATAACGTGCTACTAAAAAAATCGCAAGAGCATTAACAACAACTTTACCAAAAAAATTTTTTTTCATAAATACCTCCTAATAAATAATATTACTCTACATATACTTCAACTACAGTACCATCTCCTGCTTGAACATCTACTAATTTACCATTAATACCAGAATGAATCAATTCTAATAACTGTTTTATATCAATATGTTTTAGTTCAGGATATCTATCTACCGGTAAAAACTTAAGTCCTACATCAGCTAATACTTCTATTAATGCTATTGGTATATTAACATTAACTTTTATGTTCTCATTATTCTCAATAACTCTAACCTTTAAAACTCTATCTACATTTGTGTTTACCCGTTTTAATTCATTTTTAGTTGTAGATGCAGATAAAGCATCTAATAACTTCATTCCTTCTTCTGAAGTAATTTGTTTTGTTTCAATCATTTTTAATATCTGCATACGCTCTTCTTGTTTATTCATTACCTAAACCCTCCCACTAAAATAATTTTAATTTAACCTTTACTTCATTTGTTTCTATATCAACTAAATCTAATCGACCACATCGCCTAAAAGCATTCCAAATTTTGCGAACAGACTGTATTGATATATTTGCTACTTGCTGTATGTCAAAATCCCATGAGTTTGACCACTTTAATGTCCACTTATGCATATTTTTATTGGGTATATACTTCATAAACGGCTTAATTAACCACCAACAATCAAACACACCATCTAACATAAATAATGGTATCGGTATAACAAAGTGTTTCCCCTTATCCTTTAATGTTAAATCACATAACATGTAGTAATTCTTTATAAACTTCTTTGGCATAAACTTAACCTAATTGTTTAATAAGTTTTGTAGCTTCTTCTGCTGATATTTTGCCTTCACTTAGTTTTTTAAGTATATCTTGACGAGCTTCACTTATTTTTTCTGAAGTAGATTCGTCTTCTACTTTATAACCTAATGCCTCAATAGCTTTATCTAAACGACTACGTACTGTTGGGTAAGATATACCCAATTCTCTTTCAACTTCTTTAATATTACCTCTACACTTAATAAATACCTCTACAAATTCTTTCATTTCATCATCTAATTGGCAGAATTTACTTAGCTTAAAACTACCACTTAATTCAGTTTTACACCTATTACATTTCAAAACTGCTACACTCAAATTATTATCACACACTGGGCACTTACCAGGAGCATCATACATAGTAACACCACCATTCATTATCTTTATTAATAATATTAATCTTTACATTAATTATATTAATGTTTTTAAACAATGTCAACATATTTTTAATTTAAATATTTAAAATATCAATATTTACTTACAATATCTTTATTTAGGTAATAAAAAAGGCTATTACAGTCTCTTCTACTGTAGCATAGCCAATTTTGCACTAATCTATTTAATTATCTCCCGTAAATCATCTCCGACACAGTGTAAAATATCCGAGTGTTTTTGAATTCGAGAGGCTATTCTAGCATGGTATATACTGTTTCTTAATTCTTTTATTGTATAATTGCTTGAAATTATTATGGGTTTATTTAAACAACTAGTTCGGTAATTAATGATAGAAAACAAAACCTCTTGAGAAAAGTCTGTAATGCTTTCTGCTCCTAAATCGTCAAGTATCAGAACATCTACTTCTCTAGCTGCCTCAATATACTCGTCTACTTTTTTGCGATTATCGCTGATAGTTCCTCTAAGCTGTTGCATAAAATCTACAAATGGCAAATACAATACCGGTACGTTTCTTTTAAGTAAGCTATTAGCTATTGCTGAACATAAAAAAGTTTTTCCAACCCCAGGATTACCTTCTAGATACAAGCCTTTAACATCAAATCCTAATACTCCATTAGAAACCTTATACATTTTTTTTACAAAATCTTGAGCCACCAATAAATTAGAATGCATTAATTGCCTATGGGAATGTTCATGTTCAAATTCTATATCACTATATACATCTAGTCTAAACCTATTAAAGGTTTGTTTTTTCATTATGGGTGTTAAACATGACGCCTTAAAATAATTATTTATAAGCATTTGCTTTTGTGCTTTAACTAAACAATTGCATTTTACAACTCTCTTAATTTCATAACCATATAGTTTACTAGCTCGATAATCTACTTCCTCAACCCATCCGCTATCCTGACATTTCTCACACTCAAACTTTGGTGATTTATAGTCTTTGGGAATTTTGTGTTTTGCCAAAAAATCTTGATGTTCTGCCTGAATTGTTTTTAGTTTTGTAACAACTTCATTTGAATTATTATTACTAAACGATAACAAGGTGTCGGCAATTTGAGTATCAAGCCTTTCAAGCTTGGGGTACTTGTTATACCAAAACTGGGCTCGTTCATATGCCTTATTATAGTTTTGGGTCTTTTTTTCTCCACTAGGAATAATCATTTAAATCACCTGAATTTTATTTTTTTAAGCCTTGTTTTTTCATTCTTTCATCATACATACTGGATAACGATTTATCATTCGAACTTTTTTTAACCAATGGAGTTGTTTTTTTACTTTTATTACTTTTATTGCTTTTACTACTTTTGCGTTTTTTGTAATTTTCATCATCAAATTGCACATCACTCAATGTTTTTATACCCTTTAGCTTCCAATTATGAAGAATACTCTGAACATACTGTAGATTAAAAGCTTGATTTAAAACTGACCTTGCTATTGCCTCTACAATTAAATCTCGTGAGAAATCATCTTCTAATGAAGCTAAAGTTCTAAATTCAGAAGAACGAAGAGGCCTGCCATATTCTTTTTCTGCAATATTATAAATACTATCATTACGATGTTGTATTTCAAGCTCTTCCCGCTTTTTATTGTCTTCAGCTCTTGTACTCCTACTTGCCTTACGAGATTGCATATATCTGTGAAACTGATCTTTATCTTTGGGGTCATTGATTTTTAAGGTAGTATTAGCAGTACCTGTAAACTCAATCAACTCAATCTCTACTAAGGATCCAATAGCTTTAAACACATCTTCGTAATGTAACTGTAATTCATTAGCCATGTACTCAAAATCTACTTTATTTCTTTGACTAACTAATCTATAAAAAAAGGTGTAAACTAAAACACCTATGCCTCCAATATGGGGTAAATATAAATCCCAAATCTCGTTAGGAATGCAGGTTACATTATCTCTTTTTACACCACTTCTTATTTTAAAACCATCAGCCATACTACTCACCTCTCTCTTTTTTAGAACCATTAAAATATTGATAAACTGCGTTTGCCGCAGCTTTGTTCATTGACTTAACTTCTAAGAGCTGTTTAACACTAGCTTTAGAGATTGATTTTATGCTGCCAAACTCTTTCATTAAGTTTCGTTG
This Clostridium sp. 'deep sea' DNA region includes the following protein-coding sequences:
- a CDS encoding MBL fold metallo-hydrolase, translating into MIKLKKLLLILFICISLTSCTLETINNKEPQDSLQDIKAEFHFLNVGQGDCTLIKLGEYIVLVDAGPDTAESYIIQYLNDMKIKDIDLLIVTHPHDDHIAALASVFKSFNVKRIIDSGYYHPNKYYKAYEAALAQELLLGAKYSEDKDLKIEVSEDMYIEIFENGDDWQEVNNQSVVSKITCGEVELLLTGDLEKEGEKALIDSAVNINADIFVAGHHGSITANTKKFVQSVNPKYTVISAGFDNIYGLPHDEVCDMFENQGVKMFETAYYGTIVLKTDGKIIKRESLNDDYRLEITKVDKVNETVTIKNNSNKSLDLSDWYLLSYAGNQKYSFPEGYILKPRAQVKITSGKNAYENGTTSLKWTTKNIWSNSKRDPAYLYNKDKDMIIMKE
- a CDS encoding TM1266 family iron-only hydrogenase system putative regulator — translated: MSKRIAIIGAVLENPKISQDQFNTVVSNFKGIVKGRMGLPMPEAGVSVISITILATLDEINNLTGRLGNIKDVTVKTSISKKEIVV
- the hydF gene encoding [FeFe] hydrogenase H-cluster maturation GTPase HydF, which gives rise to MRKTPNSNRIHIAVFGKRNAGKSSIINALTGQKVSLVSNIKGTTTDPVYKAMELIPLGPVLFIDTAGLDDEGDLGQLRVKKTTRVYQKTDFALYIMDINDIDYEVYQEAQRNFKRFNIKHLLVINKADTANDQQILEIKEKYENSIFVSASQLVNIDNLRESVVNCLSTEIEEDVIVGDLLPYDSTVVMVVPIDSEAPKGRIILPQVQLIRDCLDHGIKSYVVRDTELEGALTDLKKVDLVVTDSQAFKEVDKIVPNDILLTSFSILFARHKGDFNILLHGTKAIDQLKENSRILIVETCSHNQTHEDIGRVKIPKLLRKRTGKTLNFEFAMGVDLPSDLGSYNLVIHCGACMSNKKTMQSRMLMCQEAGVPITNYGMTLAMINGILERATEVFN
- the hydG gene encoding [FeFe] hydrogenase H-cluster radical SAM maturase HydG codes for the protein MFINHQYIYNLLENAKTLTDQELTQILRKAENKEPLTHQEIANLLQIEDKNMLAKIYKTAGKVKRQIYGNRVVVFAPLYISNYCVNNCTYCGYRRDNNFNRSRLTTEQIETEVKILEKMGHKRIALEAGEDPVNCDIDYVLDSISTIYNTENINGRIRRINVNIAATTVEDYKRLKAKEIGTYILFQETYHKPTYLNAHKKSIKGDYEYHLTAFDRAMEAGIDDVGGGVLFGLADYKFEVLALMLHNDHLEEKFGVGFHTVSVPRLQKAEGMDLEMFPHLVDDDHFKKLVAIIRLAIPFTGMILSTRESASLRRELLNYGISQISAGSCTGVGGYKESEMKKSKKQFELADDRSPLEILKELVSEGFVPSYCTACYRNGRTGDRFMRLAKSGQIQNVCHPNALMTLMEFMLDYGDEELLKKGEIFIDKQVETIEREKVRKLVRGNLARLKQGERDLYI
- a CDS encoding HD domain-containing protein; amino-acid sequence: MKELKKHNYDSWVVGGAVRDSLRGKVQSIFQKLFLQVLNMVQSIFSKTIPTGIKHGTVTVMIKNEPVEVTTLRIDGEYSDNRRPNDISFTADIEQDLARRDFTINAMAYNEAEGLVDPFNGQQDLQLGLIRCVGNATERFSEDALRLLRAVRFATVIEGSIENNTLEAIKEHSDNLENISRERIATEMVKTLTANIPSKGIRLLFETNLIKIVLPELVKAKGFNQQNPHHDKTILEHTLSVLDCIDNTVELRLAALLHDIAKIKTFTIDKKGIGHFYGHEKLSSELAEVILKRWCQPNKRIDHVCKIIKGHMRTYGSYKPTKIKKFMTEIGVEYLDDLFKLMVADKIGKKPPYDFTKIYRLKFMCESILANKEPLKIVDLAVNGNDMMQLGLSGKHIGTTLQRLLNKVLADPKSNQKDVLISTVKKWQQG
- the hydE gene encoding [FeFe] hydrogenase H-cluster radical SAM maturase HydE → MKELITKLYKENSLSKNELLQVINYSLKDPSLLFEKAWQTARESYGDSVFIRALIEFSNYCKQNCKYCGIRKDNKKVDRYHLSKNEILLCIDKAQTLGFHSFVLQSGEDFSFTAESLVDIIKEIKQRAPNSALALSIGERDYETYKRLSDAGGNRFLLRHETSNTQIYDNMHPNLSFESRVACLKNLRKAGFDIGAGFLVGLPNQTIADLVNDLLFLKELNPEMVGIGPFIPHPDTPLKECESGSLPITYIMLALVRLLLPYSLIPAATAVSTLNSDGRSMALKAGANVVMPNLSPQTVKEKYELYKNKAGSTDSSKNELLKSIKVIKEVGLVPDMGRGDPIFKKS